The nucleotide sequence TCTATAAACAGTTTGCCTATAAAAGCGGGACGATGCAGATAGAGTCTACTAACCGCGTGCTCAATCAGAGTTTATTGAATCTCGAGGATTACTTAAGGAGCATGAGACGGATCTCGGATACGGTATATTACAGTGTAATAAAGGATAAAGAACTGTCCGAGACCAGCATCGACTCGGATATGGGTCTTCTTTATGAGGCAAATAAGGACAGTATCATCAGCATAGCCTGTTTTAATTCGGATGGGGAACTTATGACGGCGATCCCGAATAATAAACTTAAGGGAAACGCAGCCCCCAAAGAGCAGGATTGGTTCAAAAAGGCAATGGATGAGGTTGAGAACCTTCATTTTTCCACCCCTCATGTTGAAAATCTCTATGATGATCCCTCCTATCGCTATTACTGGGTAGTTTCGCTTTCAAGGGCGATAGAGCTTACCCGGAATGGCAGACCTGAGCAGGGAATGCTTTTGGTTGACATGAATTACTCGAGGATAAATGAACTTTTATCCAATGTGAATAATCCGGCCATCGGAGAATATATCTATCTGATGGATGGAGAAGGCAGGATCATATATCATCCTAAGAACAGGCTCATTGCATCCGGAATTTATAAAGAGAATAACCTGCAGGCAGTAAATTATATTGAGGGTGTGACCAACGAGGTCTTTAACGGAGAGGAAAGGATTGTCATCAGCAAATCCGTAAGCTATACAGGATGGAAACTCATAGCGGTCGTGCCGATGAGTACCTTTAGGCTTGGATTCAGAGGAATTCAGCTCTATGCGGTTTTGATGGTTTCGCTAGGACTTCTTGCAATAATAATCATAAATCAGCTCGTATCCTACAGGATCGCCCTTCCTTTAGGGAAACTGGACAGATCAGTCAGAAAATGGGAAGCCGGAGATTTAAAGACCAAGATCTATATCGGAGGAAACTCCGAAGTTGTCCATCTGGGACGGACAATGGCGACGACGCTCGCCCAATTGAGAAAACTTATGACTGATATAGTCATAGAGCAGGAGCAGAAGCGAAAAAGCGAGCTGGATGCGCTTCAAAGCCAGATCAACCCGCATTTCCTCTATAATACTCTCGAGTCGATCGTCTGGATGATAGAGGGAGAGCGCTATAAAGAAGCGGTCTACATGGTAACGGAGCTTTCGAGCCTTTTCAGAATAAGTCTTTCCAAAGGAAAAACCATAATAAGGATCGCGGATGAGGTAAAACATGCAACAAATTATATGAATATCCAGAAGATCCGCTATAAAAATTCTTTTAGCATAAATTTTGATATAGCAGAGGATATTTTAGAGTGCTGTACGGTAAAGCTCGTATTGCAGCCACTCCTTGAAAATGCGATCTATTACGGCGTAGAAGGAATGGATGGCGACGGAGAGATAGAGGTTAGGGGATACAGAAAAGACTATGATGTCTATCTGGAAGTCACTGATAATGGCATGGGAATGCCGGAAAATGTCAGGGATTCGCTCCTTAGCGAAGAGGGCAGACAGTATGCGCACGGCTCCGGAGTAGGAGTTATAAACGTGCATCGCCGGATACAGATAAGATTTGGCGAGGAATACGGCCTTGAAATAGAGAGTGAGCCGGATGAAGGTACAACCATGAGGATCCATCTGCCCTATGCGCTTTACAGCACGGACGACAAGGATAAAACTAAGGAGGGGCGCAGATGAAAAGCGACAAAATACTGCTTATTGCTGCTATCACGATCCTTCTTTCGGTTACCGGATTTGTCGGATGGCAGATATTGAATATGGGCAGAAAGGAGGAACCGGTAAAGGTTTCGGTAATAGTAAATAATTCGAGCCTTGACCGCTGGACTAATTTTAAGGAAGGTCTCGAACAGGGCGGAGTGGATTTCGGGATCAGAATAAATATCGTGTCCACTTCTGAAATATCTTCTATGTCTGCAGAAAAAGAGATCATAGAAAAAGAGATCTCCAATGGAGCCGGAGCCCTTATAGTAGAGCTTTACAACAGCTATAACCAGGCTGCATATCTGGAGGAACTGAGTGCAGAAATACCGCTGGTGCTTGTTGAGACAGATACTTCACCTGAGGATGTATTTTACTCGGTAACGGCCGATAATTATAATCTCGGACAGACTCTGGCAAAAGAACTCTTAAAGGACTTGAACGGGAGAAGCGCAAAAGTCGGCATAATAGCCGGGAATCAGGAGCAGCTTTCGATGTTTCAGCGGCTGAGCGGTTTTCGTGACGGGCTGAAGGGCAGCGGCGTCAGTGTAGTCTGGCAGATCTCGGGATATAATGATGCCGGAGTTGTGGCAGAGATGTCAGAGTATCAGAAGGAAAATCATGCGGATTTCTGCGTGGGACTCGGAAATTCTGAAACAGAAAAGGCAATTGATTATTACAACGTTTTTAACGGAAATTTTGAAGGTGTTATTTATGGAGTAGGCTGTTCGGAGAAGGCGGCTTATTATCTGGATAACGGACTTATAAAAAAGCTTATTGTACCGGATGAATTTGATATGGGCTATCAGAGCGCGCTTTCCATAGCAAAGAGAGTCTCATATATCACCGAGGCAGAAAAGCATATAGAGACCGTCTATAAAGTTAT is from Lachnospiraceae bacterium C1.1 and encodes:
- a CDS encoding sensor histidine kinase, whose translation is MKRLRGLGKKAVVFFYRRILRPEMRTIQVTTALYFTAVAITMVFIIAMILYKQFAYKSGTMQIESTNRVLNQSLLNLEDYLRSMRRISDTVYYSVIKDKELSETSIDSDMGLLYEANKDSIISIACFNSDGELMTAIPNNKLKGNAAPKEQDWFKKAMDEVENLHFSTPHVENLYDDPSYRYYWVVSLSRAIELTRNGRPEQGMLLVDMNYSRINELLSNVNNPAIGEYIYLMDGEGRIIYHPKNRLIASGIYKENNLQAVNYIEGVTNEVFNGEERIVISKSVSYTGWKLIAVVPMSTFRLGFRGIQLYAVLMVSLGLLAIIIINQLVSYRIALPLGKLDRSVRKWEAGDLKTKIYIGGNSEVVHLGRTMATTLAQLRKLMTDIVIEQEQKRKSELDALQSQINPHFLYNTLESIVWMIEGERYKEAVYMVTELSSLFRISLSKGKTIIRIADEVKHATNYMNIQKIRYKNSFSINFDIAEDILECCTVKLVLQPLLENAIYYGVEGMDGDGEIEVRGYRKDYDVYLEVTDNGMGMPENVRDSLLSEEGRQYAHGSGVGVINVHRRIQIRFGEEYGLEIESEPDEGTTMRIHLPYALYSTDDKDKTKEGRR
- a CDS encoding substrate-binding domain-containing protein, producing the protein MKSDKILLIAAITILLSVTGFVGWQILNMGRKEEPVKVSVIVNNSSLDRWTNFKEGLEQGGVDFGIRINIVSTSEISSMSAEKEIIEKEISNGAGALIVELYNSYNQAAYLEELSAEIPLVLVETDTSPEDVFYSVTADNYNLGQTLAKELLKDLNGRSAKVGIIAGNQEQLSMFQRLSGFRDGLKGSGVSVVWQISGYNDAGVVAEMSEYQKENHADFCVGLGNSETEKAIDYYNVFNGNFEGVIYGVGCSEKAAYYLDNGLIKKLIVPDEFDMGYQSALSIAKRVSYITEAEKHIETVYKVIDAESLYSPENEMLIFPEKP